A single window of Cottoperca gobio chromosome 9, fCotGob3.1, whole genome shotgun sequence DNA harbors:
- the mymk gene encoding protein myomaker translates to MGAFIAKMLLPTVSSLVFLPTASVAAKRGFHMEAMVYFFTMFFTAIYHACDGPGLSILCFMRYDVLEYFSVYSTALSMWVTLIALGDFDEPQRSSITMFGVLTIAVRIYQDRWGYGIYSGPIGSAVFIITVKWLQKMKELRAVYPEKTVYTQQVGPGCCFGALALMLRFYFEEWDYAYVHSFYHLSLAVSFILLLPKKNRYAGTGQNAAKLSCFALCCCSISPGTSKKKTDKPKKSKKSSRTVWTVPTEKLWSRRCSTPILPLYNPPPSTPVKGTSISKLKEMNGWK, encoded by the exons ATGGGCGCATTTATTGCCAAGATGCTGCTTCCGACTGTCAGCAGCCTGGTGTTTCTGCCTACAGCCAGCGTGGCCGCCAAGAGGGGCTTCCACATGGAGGCCATGGTCTACTTCTTCACCATGTTCTTCACTGCG atCTACCATGCATGTGATGGACCAGGCCTCTCCATCCTGTGTTTCATGAGATACGACGTTCTGGAGTACTTCAGTGTTTACAGCACCGCTCTCTCCATGTGGGTCACACTGATAG CTCTGGGTGACTTTGATGAACCCCAGCGCTCCAGTATAACCATGTTTGGAGTGTTGACAATAGCTGTGAGGATCTACCAGGATCGCTGGGGCTATGGGATCTACTCTGGACCTATTGGATCAGCTGtcttcatcatcactgtcaAATGG CTGCAGAAGATGAAGGAGTTGAGGGCAGTGTATCCAGAGAAGACCGTGTACACGCAGCAGGTCGGTCCAGGCTGCTGCTTCGGTGCTCTCGCTCTGATGCTACGTTTCTACTTTGAG GAGTGGGACTACGCCTATGTCCACAGCTTCTACCATCTCTCTCTGGCTGTGTccttcatcctgctgctgccaaAGAAGAACCGCTACGCAGGGACGGGACAAAACGCTGCTAAGCTCAGCTGCTTCGCTCTATGTTGCTgt TCCATCTCCCCTGGTACTTCGAAAAAGAAGACAGACAAGCCGAAGAAGTCGAAGAAGTCATCCCGGACGGTGTGGACAGTCCCCACCGAGAAGCTGTGGTCACGCCGCTGTAGCACCCCTATCCTGCCTCTTTACAACCCCCCACCCTCCACACCTGTCAAAGGGACCAGCATCAGCAAGCTCAAAGAGATGAACGGCTGGAAGTGA